The following are from one region of the Andrena cerasifolii isolate SP2316 chromosome 1, iyAndCera1_principal, whole genome shotgun sequence genome:
- the LOC143375084 gene encoding solute carrier family 66 member 3 — MLLQLFADFLSLVTIGLCFVLKIPQILNLLSAKSADQISILGLLLELTSYTVMTSYNYTNGYSVLSYLEYPVILLQEYILIFLVLKYLKKINIFSASAAVFYFAISTCFALQIIPKVVLTFLAPMCTPISVSSKIVQLLAIFRAKNADTVSPITWFISAFTNLTRVFTIWMDSADILLLGNFTISVILSSSIMFTAIHYRWHRVKQD, encoded by the exons ATGTTGCTCCAACTGTTCGCCGATTTTTTGAGCCTCGTAACAATAGGCTTATGCTTCGTATTAAAAATTCCGCAAATTTTGAATTTGCTTTCTGCTAAGTCGGCAGATCAAATATCAATACTGGGCCTCTTATTGGAATTAACAAG CTACACAGTGATGACTAGTTACAATTACACAAATGGTTATTCAGTGCTGTCCTATTTGGAGTACCCTGTTATTCTTTTGCAGGAATACATATTAATCTTTCTTGTCCTGAAGTACTTAAAGAAAATCAATATATTTTCGGCGTCAGCCGCAGTATTCTACTTTGCCATAAGCACTTGTTTCGCACTGCAGATCATCCCAAAGGTCGTGCTCACCTTTTTGGCG CCGATGTGTACCCCGATTTCGGTTTCGAGCAAAATTGTTCAGTTGCTGGCGATCTTCCGAGCGAAGAACGCAGATACAGTATCGCCAATCACTTGGTTTATCTCTGCATTTACGAACCTGA CGAGGGTGTTCACGATATGGATGGATTCGGCGGATATTCTGCTTCTAGGAAACTTTACCATCTCGGTAATCTTGAGCTCGAGCATCATGTTTACCGCTATTCATTACAGATGGCACCGGGTCAAGCAGGATTAA